The nucleotide window CTAACCTACATGGTGAGCATGACCCACATGCATGAGAACAATCTGGCAAGCTTGAACCCGCTATTTCGACTGTGTCGGGTCCTGATCCTTTTGGCTTCACCACCGGTCGATTTCTTGGGTTTATGTTGCCTCTCATTCTTCCTTGTGTCACTTGATGAACGTTACGATctgtaaaaaataataatattagttattttagtacaatttatcaaaataaaaaacaaaaaactattaataaTTAACTTCATACATATAAAATAGACAAATCATAACattataagtaaataaatattttaaaaaaaggtaTACTTACGGGCTCTACTAATGTGTCTAGAGGAGGTA belongs to Amaranthus tricolor cultivar Red isolate AtriRed21 chromosome 17, ASM2621246v1, whole genome shotgun sequence and includes:
- the LOC130804147 gene encoding protein EPIDERMAL PATTERNING FACTOR 1 is translated as MMKKSIVIIVLLLVLLVFPNNTSSRHISRAHRNVHQVTQGRMRGNINPRNRPVVKPKGSGPDTVEIAGSSLPDCSHACGSCSPCRLVMVSFVCASLEEAETCPMAYKCMCKNKSYPVP